One Brevibacillus choshinensis genomic window carries:
- a CDS encoding response regulator transcription factor encodes MKIPILIADDDPHLRELLRYYLTREGYEVRDAPDGQIASDILEQEQIYLAVVDVMMPGKNGWELCREIRENFDIPVILLTAKGEVKDKEKGFLAGTDDYLTKPFEPQELLYRIKALLRRYQMVNKKVIVFNRTVIDRISHVVKVGEESVHLPLKEFELLVQLASFPDRTFTRTQLLELIWGIDYEGDSRTIDVHIRRLREKFADKTDDFVISTIRGLGYKLEVRKV; translated from the coding sequence ATGAAAATCCCAATACTCATTGCGGATGACGATCCGCATCTCCGGGAATTGCTGCGATATTATTTGACGAGAGAGGGGTATGAAGTCCGGGATGCTCCTGATGGCCAGATCGCATCAGACATTCTCGAACAGGAACAGATTTACCTAGCAGTGGTTGATGTGATGATGCCAGGAAAAAATGGATGGGAACTTTGCCGGGAGATCCGTGAAAACTTCGACATCCCTGTTATCCTGCTCACTGCCAAGGGAGAAGTAAAGGATAAAGAGAAAGGGTTTCTGGCAGGTACCGATGATTACCTCACCAAACCGTTTGAACCGCAGGAACTGCTTTATCGCATCAAAGCACTGCTCCGGCGCTATCAAATGGTAAACAAGAAAGTCATCGTATTCAATAGAACGGTCATCGATCGGATCAGCCATGTGGTGAAAGTTGGGGAAGAATCTGTTCACCTACCATTAAAAGAGTTCGAGCTTCTTGTCCAATTAGCAAGCTTTCCTGACAGGACATTCACCAGGACCCAATTACTCGAACTTATTTGGGGCATTGATTATGAAGGGGACAGCCGAACCATTGATGTGCATATTAGACGGCTGCGCGAGAAGTTTGCGGATAAGACGGATGACTTTGTCATTTCTACAATCCGAGGTTTGGGTTATAAGTTGGAGGTGCGCAAGGTGTGA
- a CDS encoding sensor histidine kinase, with protein sequence MKSLYVRLVLTFIFIVFISGSLGFLLSNWYYQQNLKSYNEQKIMRLGEEMISLYEQDPSQDLHGFLTRIANMNFQLYLVDEGGKGTLFGAPFKDHEIDPAISKRVQAGNVYRGISEEKHGLFVTGFFENTLKNSIGLPLRSNGKTYALFLRPNIEQQFGEVHILFAMLLASSFLLSIFFILILTRYLVRPIQGLTKATRKLAEGNYSIKLDISRKDEIGDLATNFMHMTNSLKQLEEMRQEFVSNVSHEIQSPLTSIQGFSQAIRTGDVTEEQKEAYLAIIEQESRRLSSLSKQLLTLASLEKETNLYEPSVYRLDEQIRHVLLMLEQQWRGKGLEIDLDLPEVVIFADQQLLSQVWINLISNSIKFTGSEGTIFISIRDEKDITVTVKDTGIGISETELQRVFDRFYKGDSSRNRSSTGTGLGLAIVKKIVQVAGGSLSIESEKGEGTSITVRLPGGSA encoded by the coding sequence GTGAAGTCCCTTTACGTTAGGCTTGTCCTGACCTTTATATTCATTGTATTTATAAGCGGGTCACTAGGCTTTTTGCTGTCTAATTGGTATTATCAGCAAAACCTGAAGTCGTACAACGAGCAGAAAATCATGCGACTTGGTGAAGAAATGATCTCCTTGTATGAGCAAGATCCCTCACAAGATTTGCATGGATTTCTAACGCGGATTGCCAATATGAATTTTCAACTTTACTTAGTCGATGAAGGAGGAAAAGGAACATTATTCGGTGCGCCTTTCAAGGATCATGAGATTGACCCTGCGATTTCCAAAAGAGTACAAGCCGGTAATGTGTACAGGGGAATTTCGGAGGAAAAACATGGCTTATTTGTAACAGGATTTTTTGAGAATACCCTAAAAAACAGCATCGGCCTTCCCTTGAGATCAAATGGAAAGACGTATGCGCTTTTTCTACGCCCCAATATTGAGCAGCAGTTTGGGGAAGTTCACATCTTGTTCGCGATGCTGCTGGCCTCCTCTTTTCTGTTAAGTATTTTCTTTATACTGATTTTAACCCGATATCTTGTGAGGCCGATTCAGGGATTGACGAAGGCAACGAGAAAACTGGCGGAAGGAAATTATAGTATTAAGCTTGATATTTCCCGTAAGGACGAGATCGGGGATCTAGCCACCAACTTTATGCATATGACAAACTCACTGAAACAGCTTGAGGAAATGAGGCAAGAATTTGTCTCCAACGTCTCACATGAAATTCAATCACCGCTAACATCTATTCAAGGCTTTTCCCAAGCAATTCGAACAGGTGACGTTACAGAAGAGCAAAAAGAAGCATACCTTGCCATCATTGAACAGGAAAGCAGGCGTTTGTCATCGCTAAGCAAACAACTCCTGACCCTGGCTTCCCTGGAGAAAGAAACAAATCTATATGAACCGTCTGTTTACCGATTGGACGAGCAAATTCGGCATGTATTGCTGATGCTCGAACAACAATGGCGAGGAAAGGGATTGGAAATTGATCTTGACTTACCGGAAGTAGTGATTTTTGCAGATCAACAGCTTCTTAGTCAGGTGTGGATCAATCTAATTTCCAACAGTATCAAATTTACCGGATCTGAAGGAACGATTTTCATCAGCATACGTGATGAAAAAGATATTACCGTAACGGTCAAAGACACGGGAATCGGAATTTCTGAAACGGAGCTGCAGCGTGTTTTCGATCGCTTTTACAAAGGGGATTCATCTCGAAATCGGAGCAGCACGGGCACTGGACTCGGGTTAGCCATCGTTAAGAAAATTGTGCAAGTAGCCGGGGGAAGTTTATCTATAGAGAGTGAGAAGGGGGAGGGAACCAGCATTACGGTGAGGCTACCAGGTGGGTCTGCATAA
- a CDS encoding MBL fold metallo-hydrolase, producing MSTIEQITEHIWIMHASHDTDRPILAAITGARKTLLMDAGNSPAHAALFRQELQRLGVRLPDLLILTHWHWDHTFGMSAWDLPTIAQAETAHSLSRLKGLEWSDEVMEQLCKDEIINASTVANIRKEYGVNRDRIRIIEPDILFDDSITIDLGGVTCQVNRVGGDHSEDSCYVYVKEDQTLFLGDALGPSVYGGPRSYTASRFLRLLKQAYQSEATLFVESHGRPMDRAAFQKELRDWEQLALLAEQYGQNRERIATEMCSFLQVSKLPHDFSKALDWFMAGSANQ from the coding sequence ATGTCCACGATTGAACAGATTACTGAGCATATCTGGATCATGCATGCAAGTCATGACACGGATCGTCCCATCTTAGCAGCCATTACGGGGGCCAGAAAAACCCTCTTGATGGATGCTGGAAATTCACCGGCGCATGCCGCGCTGTTTCGTCAGGAGTTGCAAAGGCTAGGTGTGCGCCTTCCAGATCTGCTCATACTGACTCATTGGCACTGGGATCATACATTCGGAATGTCAGCATGGGATCTACCTACCATCGCACAGGCAGAAACCGCACATTCATTGAGCAGACTGAAGGGGCTGGAATGGTCGGATGAAGTCATGGAACAGCTCTGTAAGGACGAGATCATCAATGCCAGCACTGTGGCGAACATCAGAAAAGAGTACGGGGTGAACAGGGACCGGATCCGAATAATCGAGCCGGATATCCTATTCGATGACTCGATCACGATCGACCTCGGTGGTGTGACATGTCAGGTGAATCGAGTCGGAGGAGATCATTCGGAAGATTCGTGCTATGTATACGTAAAAGAGGATCAAACGTTGTTCCTCGGAGATGCCTTGGGTCCCTCTGTCTATGGCGGACCTCGCAGTTATACAGCCTCCCGTTTTCTTCGCTTGTTGAAGCAAGCGTACCAGTCTGAAGCAACCCTTTTCGTGGAATCGCACGGACGGCCGATGGATCGAGCTGCCTTTCAAAAGGAGCTCAGGGATTGGGAGCAGCTGGCACTGCTCGCAGAACAATATGGGCAAAACAGAGAACGGATCGCAACCGAGATGTGCAGCTTCCTCCAGGTGTCAAAGCTTCCTCATGATTTTTCAAAAGCGCTCGACTGGTTCATGGCCGGGTCTGCCAACCAATGA